The Acidobacteriota bacterium genome contains a region encoding:
- a CDS encoding potassium transporter Kup codes for MQNKTETVVTPEPPGVPPDVPPALSPDGTSGDHLKAHGLGFLALTALGVVFGDIGTSPLYSLKEAFHASHGIVTGHESILGMLSLVFWSLALVICVKYVSVIMRADNRGEGGILALMAMIRHRRPRPGERRPWLIILGLFGAALLYGDGIITPAISVLSAVEGLSVGTHALEPYVVPLTVVILALLFLFQKHGTARIGLVFGPVMILWFVSIAVLGLVAIFRFPDVLAAVNPAHAVRLFLANGWKAFWVLGSVVLCVTGGEALYADIGHFGRRPIVLSWYGLAFPCLVLNYFGQGALLLHNPKAVINPFYFLAPSWALFPLVALATLATIIASQAVITGAFSLSRQAVQLGYLPRLSILHTSASEIGQIYVPFINWTLMLSSIFLVLWFQTSTHMAAAYGLAVTGTMAVTTVLAFSVMRRRWRWNPVLAALVSGVFLVVDLAFLGANVIKIPAGGWVALFVGVAGYLAMSSWKRGREILAQRLKQRSASLEDMRRSLQDEITPAVVNGSAVYLSATAGTVPATFQFNLKHNKVIHEKVLFVTLVTEDIPRVAEADRVDVEPLFEHFYRVTGHFGFMESPSVPVVLAACPRHGLEVSLRETTFFMGRETLLTSPNPVMAAWRGKLFAFMSRNAAAAAKTFGVPPDQIVEIGVQIEL; via the coding sequence ATGCAGAATAAAACCGAGACGGTCGTCACCCCCGAACCGCCGGGCGTACCGCCGGACGTACCCCCGGCCTTGTCCCCGGACGGCACTTCAGGCGACCACCTCAAGGCCCACGGGCTCGGGTTTTTAGCCCTGACCGCCCTGGGGGTGGTCTTCGGCGACATCGGCACCAGCCCGCTCTACTCCCTGAAGGAGGCCTTCCACGCCTCCCACGGGATCGTCACCGGCCACGAGAGCATCCTGGGCATGCTCTCCCTGGTGTTCTGGTCCCTGGCCCTGGTGATCTGCGTCAAGTACGTCAGCGTGATCATGCGGGCCGACAACCGCGGCGAGGGCGGCATCCTGGCGCTGATGGCCATGATCCGGCACCGCCGCCCCCGCCCGGGGGAGCGGCGCCCGTGGCTCATCATCCTGGGCCTGTTCGGCGCCGCCCTCCTGTACGGCGACGGCATCATCACCCCCGCCATTTCGGTCCTCTCCGCCGTGGAGGGCCTCAGCGTCGGCACCCACGCCCTCGAGCCCTACGTGGTTCCCCTCACCGTGGTCATCCTCGCCCTGTTGTTCCTCTTCCAGAAACACGGCACGGCACGCATCGGCCTGGTCTTCGGCCCGGTGATGATCCTGTGGTTTGTTTCCATCGCGGTGCTGGGCCTGGTGGCCATCTTCCGGTTCCCCGACGTCCTGGCCGCCGTCAACCCCGCTCACGCCGTGCGGTTGTTCCTGGCCAACGGATGGAAAGCCTTCTGGGTCCTCGGTTCGGTGGTGCTGTGCGTCACGGGCGGCGAAGCCCTCTACGCCGACATCGGCCATTTCGGGCGCCGCCCCATCGTCCTGTCCTGGTACGGGCTGGCCTTCCCCTGCCTGGTGCTCAACTACTTCGGCCAGGGCGCCCTGCTGCTGCACAACCCCAAGGCGGTGATCAACCCGTTCTATTTCCTGGCGCCTTCCTGGGCACTCTTCCCCCTGGTCGCCCTGGCCACGCTGGCCACCATCATCGCGTCGCAGGCGGTGATCACCGGCGCGTTCTCCCTGAGCCGGCAGGCGGTGCAGCTCGGATATCTCCCGCGCCTGTCCATCCTGCACACCTCGGCCTCGGAAATCGGCCAGATTTACGTGCCTTTCATCAACTGGACCCTGATGCTCTCGTCCATCTTCCTGGTGCTCTGGTTCCAGACCTCCACCCACATGGCGGCCGCCTACGGGCTGGCGGTGACCGGGACCATGGCCGTCACCACCGTCCTGGCCTTCTCGGTGATGCGGCGGCGCTGGCGCTGGAACCCGGTCCTGGCGGCACTGGTCTCCGGGGTGTTCCTGGTGGTGGACCTGGCCTTCCTGGGCGCCAACGTCATCAAGATTCCCGCGGGAGGCTGGGTGGCCCTCTTCGTGGGCGTCGCCGGGTACCTGGCGATGTCGTCGTGGAAGCGCGGCCGCGAGATCCTGGCTCAGCGGCTGAAGCAGCGATCGGCCTCCCTGGAGGACATGCGACGGTCACTCCAGGATGAGATCACCCCGGCCGTCGTCAACGGGTCTGCCGTTTACCTGTCGGCCACGGCGGGAACGGTCCCGGCGACCTTTCAGTTCAACCTGAAACACAACAAGGTGATCCACGAGAAAGTCCTGTTCGTGACCCTCGTCACCGAGGACATCCCCCGGGTGGCCGAGGCGGACCGGGTCGACGTCGAGCCGCTCTTCGAGCATTTCTACCGGGTCACCGGGCATTTCGGCTTCATGGAAAGCCCCAGTGTGCCCGTCGTCCTGGCGGCGTGCCCCCGGCACGGTCTGGAGGTCAGCCTTCGGGAAACGACCTTCTTCATGGGGCGCGAGACGCTTCTGACCTCGCCCAACCCCGTCATGGCCGCCTGGCGCGGCAAGCTGTTCGCCTTCATGTCCCGCAACGCCGCCGCCGCCGCCAAGACCTTCGGGGTGCCGCCCGACCAGATCGTGGAGATCGGCGTCCAGATCGAATTGTGA